One genomic segment of Cardinium endosymbiont of Philonthus spinipes includes these proteins:
- the radA gene encoding DNA repair protein RadA, with protein sequence MAYVCTNCGLEYVKWQGKCDGCKEWNRLTLFTTKSSTKRGIMENQPAANQPKRLDEIQPTTNKRLLSEDAEFNRVLGGGIVPGSLVLLGGEPGIGKSTLLLQIALQLKEAKVLYVSGEETESQIKIRASRLGLSSTNCFLVQECALVQILNHANDLEPTLLVIDSIQTLYAEEEEGGIGSINQIKACTTRLLHYAKSSGVAIFLIGHINKDGALAGPKLLEHMVDTVLQFEGDKPCLYRMVRTIKNRFGPTSELGIYEMKVSGLHGVKNPSSILLSGQDYALSGIAIGSCLEGTRPLMVEIQALVTATRYGHPQRNATGYDPRRLNMLLAVLEKRTGLRLHDRDVFLNITGGLRVDDTALDLAICMAVVSALKDKVLSNLKCFIAEIGLGGELRNVQRMEYRIAEAAKLGFKEVFIAPHPQQLAQSFDIKITLMSNLKEMVGQLN encoded by the coding sequence ATGGCATATGTCTGTACAAACTGTGGGCTTGAATATGTTAAATGGCAAGGAAAGTGTGACGGATGCAAGGAATGGAATCGGCTAACCCTATTTACTACAAAAAGCAGCACTAAACGGGGTATAATGGAAAATCAGCCAGCTGCCAACCAACCTAAAAGATTAGATGAGATTCAACCGACTACTAATAAACGACTGCTATCTGAAGATGCCGAATTCAATAGGGTGCTGGGTGGAGGCATTGTGCCCGGTTCGTTGGTGCTATTAGGCGGTGAACCTGGCATTGGCAAATCAACGCTTTTGCTCCAAATAGCGCTACAGTTAAAAGAGGCTAAAGTATTATATGTATCTGGAGAAGAAACAGAAAGTCAAATTAAAATACGTGCTTCTCGTCTAGGGTTATCCTCAACCAATTGCTTTCTAGTACAGGAATGTGCACTGGTACAGATCCTCAACCATGCAAATGATTTGGAGCCCACTTTATTGGTTATAGACTCCATTCAAACCCTATATGCTGAGGAAGAGGAAGGTGGAATAGGTAGCATCAACCAGATTAAAGCTTGTACCACACGATTGTTGCATTACGCCAAAAGTTCGGGCGTGGCTATATTTTTAATAGGCCATATCAATAAGGATGGAGCTTTAGCAGGCCCTAAACTATTGGAACACATGGTAGATACGGTATTGCAATTTGAGGGAGATAAACCATGTTTATACCGAATGGTTCGGACAATAAAAAACAGGTTTGGTCCTACATCAGAATTAGGCATATATGAGATGAAAGTCAGTGGCCTCCATGGTGTAAAAAACCCCTCTTCTATACTGCTTTCTGGGCAAGACTATGCTTTAAGTGGCATAGCAATTGGTTCCTGTTTAGAGGGAACCAGACCCCTAATGGTTGAAATTCAAGCATTGGTAACAGCGACCAGATATGGCCATCCTCAACGCAATGCTACAGGTTATGATCCTAGACGCCTCAACATGTTGCTGGCTGTATTAGAAAAGCGCACAGGCTTGCGTCTGCATGACCGGGATGTATTTTTAAATATTACAGGAGGGCTTAGGGTAGATGATACTGCACTAGATTTAGCCATCTGTATGGCAGTTGTAAGCGCTTTAAAAGACAAGGTGCTCTCAAACCTGAAATGTTTTATAGCAGAAATCGGGCTAGGCGGTGAGCTTAGGAACGTACAAAGAATGGAATATAGAATAGCAGAAGCAGCAAAACTAGGGTTTAAAGAGGTATTTATAGCGCCCCATCCCCAACAACTTGCCCAATCCTTTGATATAAAAATCACCCTAATGAGCAACCTCAAAGAAATGGTAGGCCAGCTAAACTAA
- the gyrB gene encoding DNA topoisomerase (ATP-hydrolyzing) subunit B, which translates to MTRTVNDYSADNIQILEGLEAVRKRPAMYIGDVGIKGLHHLVWEVVDNSIDESLAGYCSKIGIIIHEDNAITVWDDGRGIPTEIHPKEQKSALEVVMTVLHAGGKFDKDTYKISGGLHGVGVSCVNALSAHLEVTVYRNGKIYKQAYAQGIPAYPVKEVGDTDLRGTTVHFVPDSSIFTTTVYNLHTIVGRLQELAYLNIGLKMELEDRRERDEQGNPFQQTFHSAGGLLEFVAHLDSTKVAIMPAPILVEGEKNNVVVQVAMTYNTGYSETVVSYVNNIHTIEGGMHVTGFKRALTRTLKNYADKSGLLEKAKIEIIGDDFREGLTAVISVKVAEPQFEGQTKTKLGNAEVQSAVESCVAEVLHYYLEEHPKEAKLIINKVIIAAQARQAARKAREMVQRKNVLMSSSLPGKLADCSERDPALCELFLVEGDSAGGTAKMGRNRRFQAILPLKGKILNVEKAQAYKIYENEQVRNMITALGVAMGTDGNDQAIHLDKLRYHKIVIMTDADVDGSHIRTLILTFFFRYMRDIIEKGYLYIASPPLYLVKRDKEAQYCWTESEKEACVAQFSLKDGKADAVFVQRYKGLGEMNEIQLWDTTMDPNRRNLKQVTIASALAAEHLFSMLMGDEVPPRREFIERYAKYAKLDV; encoded by the coding sequence ATGACCCGAACCGTTAATGACTATTCAGCAGATAACATCCAAATCCTAGAAGGGCTAGAGGCTGTTCGCAAGCGTCCTGCCATGTATATTGGAGATGTAGGCATCAAGGGGTTGCACCATCTTGTTTGGGAGGTAGTAGATAACTCCATTGATGAGTCTTTAGCAGGCTATTGTAGTAAAATTGGCATTATTATTCACGAAGACAATGCAATTACCGTATGGGATGATGGTCGTGGTATCCCTACTGAGATACATCCCAAAGAGCAAAAATCTGCTTTGGAAGTGGTCATGACGGTATTGCATGCAGGTGGTAAATTTGATAAGGATACCTATAAAATTTCTGGAGGCCTACATGGTGTAGGGGTTTCCTGTGTGAACGCATTATCGGCCCACCTAGAGGTCACCGTATACCGAAATGGAAAGATCTACAAACAAGCATATGCCCAAGGCATTCCTGCTTATCCTGTTAAAGAAGTAGGGGATACAGATCTACGCGGTACTACTGTCCATTTTGTTCCAGATAGCTCTATTTTTACCACTACGGTCTATAACCTCCATACCATTGTAGGCAGGTTACAGGAGCTGGCCTATTTAAATATAGGGCTAAAGATGGAGTTAGAAGATCGCCGTGAACGAGATGAGCAAGGCAATCCTTTTCAGCAAACCTTCCATTCTGCAGGAGGGTTACTGGAATTTGTCGCCCACTTAGACAGTACTAAAGTGGCCATTATGCCTGCTCCCATTCTTGTAGAAGGAGAAAAAAATAATGTAGTGGTGCAGGTCGCCATGACCTACAATACAGGCTATTCTGAAACAGTAGTCTCCTATGTCAATAACATACATACCATTGAGGGGGGCATGCACGTCACTGGATTTAAAAGAGCCCTGACCCGTACTTTAAAAAACTATGCAGATAAATCTGGTTTATTAGAAAAAGCCAAAATAGAGATTATTGGAGATGACTTTCGAGAAGGGCTAACCGCTGTAATCTCTGTAAAGGTGGCAGAACCGCAGTTTGAAGGACAAACCAAAACCAAACTAGGTAATGCAGAGGTGCAGAGCGCCGTAGAAAGCTGTGTAGCCGAAGTATTACATTACTACTTAGAAGAACATCCCAAGGAAGCCAAATTGATTATCAATAAAGTGATCATAGCGGCCCAAGCCCGCCAAGCTGCTCGAAAAGCACGTGAAATGGTACAACGTAAAAATGTGCTCATGAGTAGCAGCTTGCCTGGTAAATTAGCAGATTGCTCCGAACGAGACCCTGCCCTTTGTGAACTATTTTTGGTAGAGGGTGATTCTGCTGGCGGTACAGCTAAAATGGGTAGAAACAGAAGATTCCAGGCTATTCTTCCACTAAAAGGTAAAATTCTCAACGTAGAAAAAGCTCAAGCATACAAAATATATGAGAATGAACAGGTCAGAAATATGATCACCGCACTAGGCGTAGCCATGGGCACCGATGGGAACGACCAAGCCATTCATCTAGATAAATTACGCTACCACAAAATTGTGATTATGACCGATGCAGATGTAGATGGCAGCCATATTCGCACCCTTATTTTAACTTTTTTCTTTCGCTACATGCGAGACATTATAGAAAAGGGATACCTTTATATTGCCTCTCCCCCACTCTATCTAGTGAAGCGCGACAAAGAAGCACAATATTGCTGGACAGAGTCAGAAAAAGAAGCATGCGTAGCCCAATTTAGCCTGAAAGATGGAAAAGCAGATGCCGTATTTGTACAACGTTATAAAGGTTTGGGTGAAATGAATGAAATCCAACTCTGGGACACCACCATGGATCCAAACCGCCGAAACCTAAAACAGGTAACCATAGCCTCTGCGCTGGCTGCAGAACATCTTTTCTCTATGTTAATGGGCGATGAAGTACCACCCCGCAGGGAGTTTATAGAACGGTATGCTAAATATGCTAAATTAGATGTTTAG
- a CDS encoding sodium:proton antiporter, with amino-acid sequence MLPLLSHKPAMDILSNGGHHGIAAASSPMAPPFWLALPFILLLLMIATAPLFFADFWHKHYPKIAILLAAFVMGYYCIVLKNTMKPIEAAAEYIQFMALITALYIATGGIAIKVDARATPLANMILLFLGALSANVIGTTGASMLFIRPYLGLNKGRIKAYHIVFFIFIVSNIGGALTPIGDPPLFLGFLKGVPFKWTLLHNSLPWMVMLLMLLSIFYFFERNNKMALDGNPYQGRISIAGSKNIIWLVMIIGAVFLDPTIFPWLPTINYHGHPISCIRELIMLSIATIAYYTTNKELLLANGFSFAPLNEVCLIFIGIFGTMIPALELIGSFAASEIGKQLITPTTLYWGTGIFSSILDNAPTYLNFVAASMAAQGANIEVVANVQAYAAGGIYPDSVIRLSAIALASVFFGAMTYIGNGPNFMVKAIAEQAGITMPSFGKYIFRFSMPILLPLLFMIWVFFFAL; translated from the coding sequence ATGTTACCATTATTATCCCATAAACCTGCTATGGATATCCTATCCAATGGAGGTCATCATGGCATTGCTGCAGCTAGTAGCCCAATGGCTCCTCCATTTTGGCTCGCGTTGCCTTTTATACTTTTGTTATTGATGATTGCTACTGCTCCCCTTTTTTTTGCTGATTTTTGGCATAAGCATTACCCTAAAATAGCCATATTGTTGGCTGCATTTGTAATGGGTTACTATTGTATCGTGTTAAAAAACACGATGAAGCCTATAGAAGCAGCGGCCGAATATATACAGTTTATGGCTTTAATCACTGCCTTGTATATTGCAACTGGTGGTATTGCTATTAAAGTAGATGCACGTGCTACCCCGCTGGCCAATATGATTTTACTCTTTTTAGGAGCCTTATCTGCTAACGTAATTGGTACAACGGGTGCTTCTATGCTTTTTATCCGACCTTATTTAGGCTTAAATAAAGGTCGTATTAAGGCTTACCATATTGTCTTTTTTATCTTTATAGTTAGTAATATAGGAGGCGCATTAACCCCTATTGGAGATCCTCCCTTGTTTCTGGGCTTTCTTAAAGGGGTCCCTTTTAAATGGACTTTGTTACACAATAGCCTCCCTTGGATGGTGATGCTTTTGATGCTGTTATCTATTTTTTACTTTTTTGAGCGCAACAATAAGATGGCCTTGGATGGTAATCCTTACCAAGGACGCATTTCTATTGCAGGCAGTAAAAACATTATTTGGTTGGTGATGATTATTGGCGCGGTCTTTTTAGATCCAACGATTTTTCCTTGGTTGCCTACTATTAATTACCATGGCCATCCCATTTCTTGTATACGTGAGTTGATCATGCTAAGCATAGCCACCATTGCTTATTATACTACCAACAAGGAGCTGTTGCTGGCAAATGGATTTAGTTTTGCCCCTTTAAATGAGGTTTGTTTAATCTTTATAGGTATTTTTGGTACCATGATCCCAGCACTGGAATTAATTGGTAGCTTTGCTGCATCTGAAATAGGCAAACAGTTGATTACGCCTACTACTTTATACTGGGGGACGGGGATCTTTTCCTCTATTTTGGATAATGCACCTACCTATCTCAACTTTGTAGCGGCTAGTATGGCGGCACAAGGGGCCAATATTGAAGTGGTGGCCAATGTGCAAGCATATGCAGCAGGAGGCATCTATCCTGATTCAGTCATTCGATTAAGCGCAATTGCTTTGGCTTCTGTTTTTTTTGGTGCTATGACCTATATTGGCAATGGTCCTAACTTTATGGTTAAAGCGATTGCTGAGCAGGCAGGCATCACCATGCCTTCTTTTGGGAAGTATATCTTTCGGTTTTCTATGCCTATTTTGCTTCCTTTGCTTTTTATGATTTGGGTCTTTTTCTTTGCATTGTAA
- a CDS encoding DUF3822 family protein produces the protein MEVFPRKILSVIHKFNFDKSINYHLSINIGYGFIKICCIERTTQECLLLGIYALPLDKNHVSYIKSLEQFYNQDFFLIKKNWRSVTLSISNQKFTILPHLLLSTKDLFTYMHVACGVDPTDEVISFTHALAKVSVVFAENAAVLDWFRKRYTGSNFHIIHQVNAIIEGYQIECVSKPELFVWLAEDYLYIIVHNKKKLLYCNLFTYKSSDDFLSYLSAVIQVMHLERTSCALLVGGCIEKGSPAYRQLKAYIPKTTLKTKINFLHANPYVFKKSGTSPMLYFDLISSFLCHTHSSAWQ, from the coding sequence ATGGAAGTTTTCCCAAGAAAAATTCTTTCTGTTATTCACAAATTCAACTTTGATAAAAGCATCAACTACCACTTGTCTATTAATATAGGCTATGGCTTTATTAAAATATGTTGCATAGAACGGACGACACAAGAATGCTTGCTATTGGGTATATATGCACTTCCGTTGGATAAAAACCACGTCAGCTATATCAAAAGTTTGGAGCAATTTTATAATCAAGATTTTTTTTTGATTAAAAAGAATTGGCGTTCTGTTACCTTATCTATCTCCAATCAAAAGTTTACCATTTTGCCCCATTTGTTGCTCAGTACAAAGGATTTATTTACCTATATGCATGTTGCTTGTGGTGTAGACCCCACTGATGAAGTCATCTCTTTTACCCATGCATTGGCAAAAGTGTCTGTTGTATTTGCAGAAAATGCTGCTGTCTTGGATTGGTTTAGAAAGCGCTACACTGGTAGTAATTTTCATATTATCCATCAGGTTAATGCCATTATAGAGGGATACCAAATAGAATGCGTATCTAAGCCAGAATTATTTGTTTGGTTGGCGGAGGACTATTTGTATATCATTGTCCATAACAAAAAAAAATTACTTTACTGTAACCTTTTTACTTATAAATCATCTGATGATTTTTTAAGTTATTTATCGGCTGTCATCCAGGTTATGCACTTAGAACGCACCTCTTGTGCCTTATTGGTAGGTGGATGCATTGAAAAAGGGTCACCTGCCTATCGTCAGTTAAAGGCATATATTCCCAAGACCACCTTAAAAACTAAGATTAATTTCTTACACGCAAATCCATATGTTTTTAAAAAAAGTGGTACCTCGCCTATGTTGTATTTTGATCTGATCAGCAGTTTTCTTTGTCATACCCATAGTAGCGCATGGCAATAG
- a CDS encoding ankyrin repeat domain-containing protein, which yields MRFIKNIDIQSIKSVSLLVLMWASGLCTILGCSKLPVQYGTPKTSVPGNFERVERLKHTFLSPIMDISKRYKHKKHLFLHGLCKNIGAYREGLKLLYEEKEWFDLCVQYTLWLSKFIYNHRRSLSILDESGYTPVHWGVETFNVKEPCEAKLFKLLITAYSLLLAEGVGVNVKSSKGDTPLHLASFRPHILELVKMLLDGGADVNAPDQNGATVLDLVKMCNPENCNREEVVQLLLAYGATSNNQDGQLKVQIWL from the coding sequence ATGCGCTTCATAAAAAATATAGATATACAGAGCATTAAGTCTGTCAGTTTGCTAGTCCTTATGTGGGCAAGTGGTTTATGCACGATTTTAGGCTGTAGCAAGTTGCCTGTGCAGTATGGCACTCCCAAAACATCCGTGCCAGGCAATTTTGAAAGGGTAGAAAGACTAAAGCATACTTTTTTGTCTCCTATTATGGATATTAGTAAGCGATATAAGCATAAGAAGCATCTATTTTTACATGGGTTGTGCAAAAATATAGGCGCTTATCGAGAAGGGTTGAAACTCTTATATGAGGAGAAGGAGTGGTTCGATCTATGTGTCCAATATACCTTATGGCTTTCTAAGTTTATTTATAATCACAGGAGATCATTATCTATATTAGATGAATCTGGATATACCCCTGTACATTGGGGAGTGGAAACTTTTAATGTAAAAGAGCCGTGTGAAGCGAAGCTTTTTAAGCTGTTAATTACAGCATATAGTTTGTTATTGGCTGAAGGTGTTGGTGTAAATGTTAAAAGTTCCAAGGGAGATACGCCTTTGCATTTAGCATCGTTTCGTCCACATATCCTAGAACTGGTTAAGATGTTACTGGATGGTGGTGCTGATGTAAATGCTCCAGATCAGAACGGGGCTACTGTTTTAGATCTAGTAAAAATGTGTAACCCAGAAAATTGTAACCGGGAGGAAGTAGTTCAGCTACTATTGGCCTATGGTGCTACATCGAATAATCAGGATGGACAGTTAAAAGTTCAAATATGGCTTTAA
- a CDS encoding DUF4296 domain-containing protein, giving the protein MNKIATILLASLVLYGVGKASFTMISTKHPPTTIIHEEVFIHVVRDLELLNNWLLHSSYPQKEQDILRHQHHQKILALYAVDPQAFKESVKYYLEDSLERSLEVYEKVYLDLEAHAL; this is encoded by the coding sequence ATGAACAAAATAGCTACTATTCTTTTAGCCTCATTGGTATTATATGGGGTAGGTAAGGCCTCATTTACAATGATCTCTACCAAACATCCACCCACTACGATCATCCATGAAGAAGTTTTTATCCATGTGGTAAGAGATCTAGAGCTACTCAATAATTGGTTGCTACATAGCTCCTATCCTCAAAAAGAGCAAGATATATTGCGCCACCAACACCATCAAAAAATACTAGCACTATACGCGGTAGATCCGCAAGCTTTTAAGGAGAGTGTAAAATATTATCTAGAAGATTCTTTAGAGAGGTCACTTGAAGTATATGAAAAAGTATATCTAGATTTAGAAGCACACGCTCTTTAG
- the tsaB gene encoding tRNA (adenosine(37)-N6)-threonylcarbamoyltransferase complex dimerization subunit type 1 TsaB — protein sequence MSLILSIETATAVCSVALHDAGKLIAHTELFMERSHSEYLVSIIEDLLKNSCYDRKSLAAIAISSGPGSFTGLRIGTAVAKGLCYGLDIPLISVGTLEAMAYGMRPFVDGNMLLCPTIDARRNAIYTLIADQSGKLQRPAHVALLDSKEYHAALPGGPLLFFGDGVLKCKPFLVDYQHIQFIEQVVPSAIQIGYLAFEQFQQQLWKNIASYTPYYLSQFQEK from the coding sequence ATGTCCCTTATTTTAAGCATTGAAACCGCTACAGCTGTTTGCTCTGTTGCATTGCATGACGCCGGTAAGCTTATAGCGCATACCGAACTTTTCATGGAACGATCTCATTCGGAGTATTTAGTGTCCATTATAGAAGATTTACTAAAAAATAGCTGTTATGATCGTAAATCGCTGGCTGCTATAGCCATTTCTAGTGGACCTGGTTCCTTCACTGGGTTGCGGATTGGTACTGCAGTAGCTAAAGGCCTTTGCTATGGACTAGATATTCCACTTATCTCGGTTGGCACGCTAGAAGCTATGGCCTATGGCATGCGTCCATTTGTTGATGGGAATATGCTATTATGCCCGACTATTGATGCGCGACGCAACGCTATTTATACCCTTATAGCTGACCAATCAGGGAAGCTGCAACGACCTGCACATGTGGCGTTGTTGGATAGTAAGGAATATCATGCTGCACTTCCGGGTGGCCCTTTGCTTTTTTTTGGGGATGGGGTATTAAAATGTAAACCATTCCTGGTCGACTATCAGCATATTCAATTTATAGAACAGGTAGTCCCTTCTGCTATACAGATAGGTTATTTAGCCTTTGAGCAGTTTCAGCAACAGCTTTGGAAAAATATTGCCAGCTATACACCTTATTATTTAAGCCAGTTTCAAGAAAAATAA
- a CDS encoding outer membrane beta-barrel protein — MKGIKKTLMAGLLAFAGVEGARAEVSSWGYGIHVSGGTSSAIGYDNDAKIGGKKAEGSFFSDMAYGANFYGECPITGYVGIGGELGWIRQGASLEPESGKEASETSNSTDSSVSMASHNIAAGLNLCIYPLGREEGEGILKVKLGAVAYVPLHTTYKKGSTDLTLTSEQKTKEASFDVAALGSVGYEFPMGLVVEAGYRYGIMNKFKADQQILTAGNTGIEGLKEVHIHNAMLSLGYNFASLLSE; from the coding sequence ATGAAAGGAATCAAAAAAACTTTAATGGCGGGCTTATTGGCTTTCGCTGGGGTTGAAGGAGCACGCGCGGAGGTTAGTTCATGGGGTTATGGTATCCATGTTAGTGGAGGCACTTCTTCTGCTATAGGGTATGATAATGATGCTAAGATTGGTGGTAAAAAAGCAGAGGGGAGTTTCTTTAGTGACATGGCTTATGGTGCTAATTTTTATGGTGAGTGTCCAATTACAGGTTATGTAGGTATTGGGGGAGAGCTTGGGTGGATCAGGCAAGGAGCTAGTTTAGAGCCAGAGTCAGGGAAAGAGGCAAGTGAGACCAGCAACTCTACCGACTCATCTGTTAGCATGGCTAGCCACAATATTGCTGCTGGATTGAATCTATGCATCTACCCACTAGGTCGTGAAGAGGGTGAAGGTATTTTGAAAGTTAAGCTAGGCGCTGTTGCTTATGTCCCACTCCATACAACTTATAAAAAAGGGAGTACAGATTTAACACTTACATCTGAGCAAAAAACCAAGGAAGCATCTTTTGATGTAGCTGCACTGGGTAGTGTTGGATATGAATTCCCTATGGGCCTTGTTGTTGAAGCTGGATATCGTTATGGTATTATGAATAAGTTTAAAGCAGACCAACAAATATTGACAGCGGGCAATACTGGTATTGAGGGGTTAAAGGAGGTGCATATCCATAATGCTATGCTTTCTCTAGGTTATAACTTTGCCTCTTTGTTATCAGAGTAA
- a CDS encoding biotin--[acetyl-CoA-carboxylase] ligase: MFIDHIPMDDAFDPFTSSIQPNPLFDRASFYYKSCSSTNDMAQKQLLHAAEGTLFIAEHQYKGRGQRGNSWTSEAGKNLLFSFILYPEWLTVDAVFALNIITSLTIYDIVVAYLPKELSIKWPNDIYYADQKLGGILIETQIGACHTIKAAVIGVGLNVNQLHFESSTCTSLAIQRGASLNRPLLLAHIMDAFGGYYAQLQNSLNLLWKKYTDVLYRNRGFHTFATIHGPLEARIVTVNRLGELVIATRNGRQYCYKAKEIAFV; the protein is encoded by the coding sequence ATGTTTATAGATCATATTCCCATGGATGATGCATTCGACCCATTCACCAGTTCTATTCAGCCTAATCCACTATTTGACAGGGCTTCATTTTACTATAAAAGCTGCTCTTCTACCAATGACATGGCTCAAAAACAGCTGCTACATGCAGCAGAAGGAACCCTTTTTATTGCAGAACATCAGTATAAGGGGCGAGGACAACGGGGCAACAGTTGGACATCTGAAGCGGGCAAAAATCTTCTTTTTTCGTTTATCCTATATCCAGAATGGTTAACAGTAGATGCAGTGTTTGCCTTGAACATTATTACTAGTTTAACCATTTATGATATAGTAGTAGCCTATTTGCCCAAGGAACTTTCTATAAAATGGCCCAATGATATCTATTATGCAGATCAGAAACTGGGTGGTATATTGATTGAAACCCAAATAGGAGCGTGCCATACCATAAAGGCAGCGGTAATCGGTGTTGGTTTAAACGTCAATCAGCTCCATTTTGAATCTTCAACATGCACTTCTTTAGCCATACAAAGGGGAGCTTCCTTGAATAGACCACTGCTGCTTGCTCATATCATGGATGCTTTTGGTGGCTATTATGCGCAGTTGCAAAATAGTCTAAACTTGCTTTGGAAAAAGTATACCGATGTACTCTACCGCAACAGAGGATTTCACACCTTTGCAACCATACATGGCCCATTAGAAGCGCGTATTGTAACCGTGAATAGGCTAGGGGAGTTGGTGATAGCGACCCGCAATGGTAGACAGTATTGCTACAAAGCTAAAGAGATTGCTTTTGTATAG
- a CDS encoding DUF167 domain-containing protein, whose protein sequence is MDNLHSAYFLHIYAKPKSHQDKIEGWIQEGGKYILELRVMAPAQEGKANKAIIALLAKTLNIAKSNITLVGGATARHKIFKIASWSDRLAEKLPRKTPLLTLF, encoded by the coding sequence ATGGATAACTTGCACTCAGCCTATTTTTTGCATATCTATGCAAAGCCTAAAAGCCACCAGGACAAAATTGAAGGCTGGATACAAGAAGGAGGGAAATATATACTAGAACTTCGTGTTATGGCGCCTGCTCAAGAAGGTAAAGCCAATAAGGCGATTATAGCGCTATTGGCCAAAACATTGAATATAGCCAAAAGCAATATTACCTTAGTAGGTGGTGCTACTGCGCGTCATAAAATTTTTAAGATAGCATCCTGGTCTGACCGATTGGCTGAAAAACTACCGAGGAAAACCCCACTCCTTACCCTTTTTTAA
- a CDS encoding Smr/MutS family protein produces MQKKAKSSNAITMRLPSKQADPILDLHGLNKAQALLALEKFLDRSLLLGHSRLKIIHGQGKGILRSAIRDYLHHHPLVKEIVLQSPIYCMAGMTIVEI; encoded by the coding sequence ATGCAGAAAAAAGCTAAGTCATCGAATGCTATTACGATGCGTCTGCCATCTAAACAAGCTGATCCAATACTTGATCTGCATGGTCTCAACAAAGCCCAAGCACTGTTGGCATTGGAAAAATTTCTAGATCGTTCCTTGTTATTGGGCCACAGCCGATTAAAAATCATCCATGGGCAGGGAAAGGGGATTTTGCGTAGCGCCATACGGGACTATTTACACCATCACCCCTTGGTAAAAGAGATAGTCCTCCAAAGCCCCATATACTGTATGGCTGGCATGACAATAGTTGAAATATAG